In Actinomycetes bacterium, the genomic window AGCCGAGCCCATACCCTGACAGAACGCACGCCGTTCCCCCCACCCTCCGATTCCAGCCTTCGACAGCAGGAACCGTAGGCGGGGAACGGCGTGTGGCGCGTCACGGGTCAGTCAGGTACCCACGGATCAGTCACAAGAGCCTCAATTCAACGACGGACCACTAGCTGGAGCTTGGCCTCGCGGTAGGCGGCTATGACCAGCTCATCCTTGGAGGAGTAGTGGACGTATGCCGTCCCGGTGGCGACGCCGGCCCGGGCCGCCACCGCACTCATCGGCGTGCCGTGCAGGCCGTTCGCCGCGACCAGGCTCCGAAGTGCGGCCCTTACCAGCGCGGCGCGGTCCACGTCGGACGAGCGCTCGATGTCGACCTCGTCGGGGCGTGCGCGAGACGACGCCATCAGGCGGCGTCGCGGGCGGCGACCACGTCGAGCGAGACCCCCGTCTCGCGCTCGGACATCTCCCAGAGATCGCGAATGGCCTTGTCCATGTCCCAGCGCCGAAGGACGGGTTTGCGCACCGGAGGACCGTTGTTGACGAAGCCGGGCCCGAAGAACTCGCCGCCCCTCGCGTGCGGGTCGGTGGCGGCGCGCAGCTGCGACAGTGCGCCCTGGGCCGGGCTCATCCCCGCGCGGTTGGCCAGGAGGTGCCAGAACCTCTGCACAAGGTTGCCGTTGGACTCGGTGACGATGACAGCCTGCAGCTCGGTGTTGGAGAGTCCGGGGTGCGCGACGAGGCTCTGCGCCGCCACGCCGGCGGCCTCGAACTGTCGCTGCAGGCCCAGCCCGAAGTGGAAGTTGGCCAGCTTCGACTGCGCGTAGGCGCGCCACTCGCCGTACTTGCCCTCCAGGTGGGGGTTGTCGACCTCGATGGGGCGCCCCAGGAGGTGGGCCGTACTCGTGACACTCACCACCCGGGCGGCGTCGGCATGCAGCAGGTTCGGCAGCAGCCGGGCGGTCAGGATCCAGTGGCCGAGGTGGTTGACGCCCAGCTGCATCTCGAACCCGTCGGCGGTTCGGCGTTCCGGGCAGGCCATGAGCCCTGCGTTGTTCGTCAGGATGTCGATCGCCTGGTGGTGGCCGGCGATGGTCGCCGCCGCCTGCTCGACAGACTCGAGGGACCCCAGGTCGAGCGGGACCAGCTTTAGGCAAGCGTTCGGGGCGGTGGCCTTGATGTCCTCGACGGCCGCGGCCGCCTTCGCCTGGTTTCGCACGGCCATCACCACGTGAGCTCCCGTGGGTGCCAGTGCACGAGCGCTCTCCAGGCCGAGACCGCCGTTGGCGCCGGTGACCACGGCCACCCGGCCGGTCAGGTCAGGGATGTCGGCGGTCGTCCAGGACACATGAGATGGGCTCCTCGCTGACCATGACTGAATGTTCATTCATTCTGACTAGCCTGCGCGGTGACGTCAACCGCACGCCGGTGAGGGCGCCTGGCGGCGTCGCCGACCCACCGACCGGTCGAGCCCTCCGCCCGCCCGCACGAGTCGCTGTTACACGCGTCGGTCGGCCTGGAAGATGCGGAGGACCTCATCGCCGACTGGACGACGCCCTGAGGTCGGCTCACTGGCGGACGACGTCACCGATCCTCAGCGTGGGAGAACCACTGTTCAAGATCCTTGGTGCACCCCAGTGCGGCTGTGGTGTCAGATGCGGATCTTGGCGCGGACGTGCGGGAGTTCGAGCCCGCCGCAGCCTCGACTCCTACGATGACGACATGGTTGACCGCTCTGCGCAGCTCGCCAGGCTCCGTCCCTACAACCTCGTGGCTGGAAGTCTTCACTTGGCCCAAGCGGTGGCCATCCTGGTGTTGGCGAACGCTTTCGCGCTGCCCGTTCAGGCCACCTACATGACGGGTCCTCCCGGGCCCACGGTGGGCCGCCAAACGGTCACTCTGTTCAACCTCAGTTTCGCGTGGGCGATCGCCGCCTTCTTCGCGTTGTCGGCTCTGGCGCACTTCGGCGTGGCCGGCCCCGGCTGGAGGTCCTACCAGGCCCAGCTCCTCAGGGGCCGCAACCCCTACCGCTGGCTGGAGTACTCCCTCAGCGCGTCAATCATGATCGTGCTGATCGCCATGCTGGTCGGCATCAACGACATCGCAGCCCTGGTGGCCTTGGTGGGTGTGAACGCATCGATGATCGGGTTTGGCTGGATGCAGGAGCGCTATGAGCCA contains:
- the heR gene encoding heliorhodopsin HeR, which gives rise to MAILVLANAFALPVQATYMTGPPGPTVGRQTVTLFNLSFAWAIAAFFALSALAHFGVAGPGWRSYQAQLLRGRNPYRWLEYSLSASIMIVLIAMLVGINDIAALVALVGVNASMIGFGWMQERYEPPGARLGPFWIGCVAGIVAWIAITIYLVGPGADGHPPGFVYGIFFSLFVLFNCFAVNQWLQYKQVGKWRDYLVGERVYVTLSL
- a CDS encoding helix-turn-helix domain-containing protein translates to MASSRARPDEVDIERSSDVDRAALVRAALRSLVAANGLHGTPMSAVAARAGVATGTAYVHYSSKDELVIAAYREAKLQLVVRR
- a CDS encoding oxidoreductase, with the translated sequence MSWTTADIPDLTGRVAVVTGANGGLGLESARALAPTGAHVVMAVRNQAKAAAAVEDIKATAPNACLKLVPLDLGSLESVEQAAATIAGHHQAIDILTNNAGLMACPERRTADGFEMQLGVNHLGHWILTARLLPNLLHADAARVVSVTSTAHLLGRPIEVDNPHLEGKYGEWRAYAQSKLANFHFGLGLQRQFEAAGVAAQSLVAHPGLSNTELQAVIVTESNGNLVQRFWHLLANRAGMSPAQGALSQLRAATDPHARGGEFFGPGFVNNGPPVRKPVLRRWDMDKAIRDLWEMSERETGVSLDVVAARDAA